From Chlamydiifrater volucris, one genomic window encodes:
- a CDS encoding lipoyl protein ligase domain-containing protein — MKRKIFDSGSSSSKENMSIDARLLHSLEGTKILLHLYSWKHLLPVTCGYFVNPEDVFISKAFSLIDLAKRPTGGGVVFHDADFAFSLLVSASHPLFSENVLDNYRVVNTLVVKSIQRAFGLSGDLSMQGSGESRKNMNFCMAKISRYDVIFQGQKIGGAAQRTTSRGFLHQGTVFLSGRCREFYQALLKEDVLDFIWGRVQESSFYFLGNDKQGSLLEEARRSLRDAFIYEFCHWDDF; from the coding sequence ATGAAAAGGAAAATTTTTGATTCTGGAAGCAGTTCTTCTAAGGAAAATATGTCTATAGATGCTCGCCTTTTGCACTCGTTAGAAGGGACCAAGATTCTATTACACCTTTACAGTTGGAAGCATTTACTGCCAGTAACTTGTGGGTATTTTGTTAATCCTGAAGATGTTTTTATCTCTAAGGCCTTTTCTCTCATAGATCTTGCTAAGCGCCCCACAGGAGGAGGTGTGGTGTTTCATGATGCAGATTTTGCCTTTTCTTTATTAGTTTCTGCCTCGCATCCACTGTTTTCGGAGAACGTTTTAGATAATTATCGCGTAGTGAACACCTTAGTTGTCAAAAGTATTCAGAGAGCTTTTGGTCTTTCAGGAGATCTTTCCATGCAAGGTAGTGGGGAATCAAGAAAAAATATGAACTTTTGTATGGCGAAAATTTCTCGTTATGATGTTATCTTTCAGGGGCAAAAAATTGGGGGAGCTGCTCAGAGAACTACTTCGAGGGGCTTTTTGCATCAGGGGACAGTGTTTTTGTCGGGGAGGTGTAGGGAGTTCTATCAAGCTTTGCTCAAGGAGGATGTCTTAGATTTTATTTGGGGAAGGGTTCAGGAGAGTTCTTTTTACTTTTTAGGTAATGATAAGCAGGGTTCTCTATTGGAGGAGGCTCGAAGGTCTTTGCGAGACGCTTTTATTTATGAGTTTTGTCATTGGGACGACTTTTAG